The nucleotide sequence CGGTCGCGACCGCCGCGCCACTTCACCGTCGGCTCGTCGACCCGTCGGTTATCGACCCATCGGCTCAGAAGTAGTACCGGGACACCGACTCCGCCACACACACCGGCTTGTCCCCGCCCTCGCGCTCCACGAGGACCGCGGCCGTGACCTGCACGCCGCCGCCGACCTCCGTGACCTCCTGGAGGGCCGCCGTGGCGCGCAGCCGAGAACCGACCGGCACCGGCGCCGGAAAGCGGACCTTGTTGGTGCCGTAGTTGACGCCCATCCTCACGTTGTCGACCTTGAGCACCTGAGGAACGAGCAACGGCAGCAACGACAGGGTCAGATAGCCGTGGGCGATGGTCGTCCCGAAGGGTCCTGTCGCCGCCTTCTCCGGGTCCACGTGGATCCACTGGTGGTCACCGGTGGCCTCGGCGAACAGATCGATCCGCTTCTGGTCGACCTCCAGCCAGTCGCTGTACCCCAGCTGCTCACCCACCGCCGCCTTCAGTTCCTCGGCGGATGTGAAGATCCTCGGCTCTGCCATGTCCCGGCCTCCCTGATCCCAAATGTCTAAGCAACTGCTTAGCATGGTCGGCCGCGCGGTCCCTGTCAACGGACCGTGACCCTATCGGGTATGGGTAGGGTCGGAGGGGTGCCCCAGATCCCTGAGAAGATCCACGAGTTGACCGTCGGCCAGCTGTCGGCCCGTAGCGGTGCCGCCGTCTCCGCGCTGCACTTCTACGAGTCCAAGGGGCTGATCAGCAGCCGCCGCACCACGGGCAACCAGCGCCGCTACAGCCGTGACGCCCTGCGCCGCGTCGCCTTCGTCCGGGCCGCGCAGCGCGTCGGCATCCCGCTCGCCACGATCCGCGAGGCGCTCGCCGAGCTGCCCGAGGAGCGGACGCCGACCCGCGAGGACTGGGCCCACCTCTCCGAGGTCTGGCGGTCCGAGCTGGACGAGCGGATCAAGCAGCTCAACCGGCTGCGCGACCACCTGACCGACTGCATCGGCTGTGGCTGCCTGTCCCTGGCCACTTGCGTGCTGTCCAACCCCGACGACGTCTTCGGCGAACGGCAGAGCGGCTCCCGCCTCTAGGTGGAGCGCCGGAGGGTGGTCGAACAGGAGAAGCGGGAGAAGCGGGAGAAGTAGGAGGAACAGGAGAAGCAGGAGGAGCGAGAGAAGGAGCCCAGGGTTGCCGCTGAGCAACTCCCGGGCTCCCCGGCCCCACGAGTCCCCCGAAGATCCCGTGGGGGGCCTGTTCGCACTCGGCCCCGGTTCTCACCCTGCCTCGGCACTCACTCGTACTCGGTGCCGCCCTTGCGGGTCAGATACGCGGGGCTGACCGCCTTCGCGACGGCCCGCCCGCCGGTCACCGGGCTGTACCGCTCGGTGGCCGACCGGATCACGACCCCCTCACGCAGATGCAGATCGTGCCCGGAGACCGTCTCCCGGCCGTCGGCCACCTCCAGCACCCGCTCGATGGCGTACGGGCCCTCGTACAGCCTCGGCACCAGCGGCAGTTCGCCGTCGAGCAGCTCGGACAGCTCGGCCGAGTCCAGCCAGCGGACCTGGCCGTCGATGTCGGCGGAGACGTCGAACACGGCGTAACCGAGCGTGTCGCGACGGCCGTCGGCGCCGTACGACAGGTCCTGCACCCCGGCGCCGTACACCTCACCGAAGACGCCGACCCGGCGCGCCCCCAGCCGCTCGGCGAGCCGGGCCGCGGCTTCGGTGACCCGGTGGCCGTGGACGGCACGCCAGTACAGGTTGCGCGGGTCCTCCTTCAGCGCGAGGGACTTCGAGCCGAAGCCCTTCGAGGACACCTGGACGCGGCCGTCCTCGGTGAAGTACGTCACCAGGCAGGCCGTGCCGTGCAGCTTCTCCGTCAGGACGATCCGCTCGCCGGGCGTGAAGATGTCGGGATAGCGCTGGATGTTCTCGATGTCGACCCAGGGCAGCAGATCCGGCGCCGACTCGACCTCGCCGTTCATGGTGGGCGGGATCGGCGGCGCCCATTTGACGATGCCGAGCCGCTCCGCGAAGTCCGTGCCGTCCGTGACGGCCGCCGTCAGGTCCACGTCCGCGAGCGCCCGCGGACGGCAGACGATGCCCTGCGACAGCTCGCCCCGCAGCCGTACCGCCTTCACCCGGTCCGACCTGCTCCCCGCGAGCCGTCCGGTCAGCCCCAGCTCCTCGATCAGCGCGGCCGGGAGCACGGACTGCTCGGGGACGTAGACGGCGGTGTCACCGGTGCGGTACACGCCCTTCGCCACGACGGCTCGGTACAGGCCGACCTGGGCCAGTTCGAGTGCGTCGGCGTTCGGGTGTTCGTGGATCGTCAGCACTTCGGCGGTGACACGCAGCGTCGACATGGGGGCTCTCCCTCGGTTCCTGGGTCGCTCAGGGCTGTTTCATCGCCCCCAACTGTCCGTACGGGAAAGGGGTGGAGCGAGGGGATTTGCGGCTGGTAGGGTCGCGATCTTCGGTCGGCGGACCCGGGAGCGGACGGGCGCGGCACGGAGTACCGACGGGACCGATTCCCTTGTTCTCAGCCGCCCTTGAGGCCGCACTCGCGGACATCGACACGATCTTCGACGGCTTCTCCAGCCCGAACGAGACCGGGTGCGGCCGCTGCCACCTGCCCGAGGAGACCGCGTACCTCCGCACGCCGTACACGCGCGTGCCGCCGGACGTGCTGAAGCAGTACATGTTCGAGGTCTCGAACCACTTCGACGACCACGCCGCCTCGATGCGCCGACTGCTGCCGCAGGCCGCGCGGGCACTGGCGGACGGCACGCTCCACCTCGCCGGGGGGTGGAAGCCCCTCGGGCTGAGCGAGGTCGACCGGCGCCGGTGGCCCGCCGAACAGGCCGCCGCCGTCGAGGCGTTCGTCCACGCCTGGTGGGAGGGCAACCTGGCGAGGGCCCGGCCGCCGCAGCCGGTCGGTGACGTCTTCGAGGCCTGCGCCGGGCTTCTCGGCACCGCCGTGCCGCTGCTCGACCGCTGGCCCGCGGGCCCGGAGGCCGACGCGCATCTCGCGCGCTGCGTCGACTCCTGGATCCACGACCTGCTGCTCGACGCTCCGCCGTTCTCCCGGCTCGCCCCCGACATCGAGAGCGCCGTCGTACGCGACCTGCGGACCTGGCTCGCCGCCGAGGCACCCGCTCGCATCGAGCCCCTGGACTACGGCCTCGCCGTGCGCGTCGGCGTACTCGGGCTGCCCGCGCCGGAGCGCTGGGACCGCCTGCCGTGAACCCGTGAACCTGTGAATCGACGCACCCCGGCGCGTTCCGCCTCCGCGGTGCAACCGCTTTCGCCGAGACTGTGTCATGGACACGGAGGGGGGCGGCACGGCACGCCCTCGGGCAAGGAAAGGGGCGCTGGTGAGCGTCGTCATCTGTTCGCTGAAGTGGGAGAAGGCGCACTCGGGGGTGCAGAGGATCGCCTACGACCCGGACGGCTACCACCTGGTGCGCTTCCCGTACGCGCAGAGCGAGGAGTCGTACGACCCCTGGAAGATGCACGACCCGGCGAACGGCGGCGACACCGCGTCGAAGTTCCCCGACCCGCGCTCCGGACTGATCTGGCCCAGCCACAACGGCTGGGGTGTGCTGTCGGCGATGGTGTTCTGGGAGGCGGACCCCAGGACGCTGGAGCACCGGGCCCGCTTCGTGCGCGATCCCCTGAACCTGACGAAGAAGAAGTACGACTCGACGGGCACCACGGACAGCGCGTCCACGCGGGGCGGCCAGTTCCGCACCTACACCTGGCAGATGTTCGTGCACAAGGGCATACCGCTCGGGCTGAAGATATCCGCGCGTGGGTCGGGGGACACCAGGCGGGCCACGACGCTCACCCTCGCCGAGTTCAAGCTCGCCATCCACACGGACGTCAAGAAGCCGTAGTCGTCACGCCGTACCTGTGTGTTGTCTCCGCGCTGTGTTGTCTCTCCGCGTCGAACCCGCGCGCCGTACGTGCTCATACACGGGGGTGCGGCATCCCCGGCGCACCCCCGCCGGGCTACGCCGAGATCAGCAGCCGTCCGCGCCGGGACTCCGCCAGGGCCTCGGCCGTGAGCACCGGACGTGGCACCACGATTCCGCACTCCGTGCACACCGGGCCCGAGGACGGTTCGTGGGCCAGGTCGTACATCCAGACGAGGCGATCGCCGTCGCACACCGGGCAGGTCGAGCCCGGTTCGCGCTCCAGCGCGGCGATGAGCCGGCGCAGCACCTCCGCCATCGGTCCACGGGGATGGACCTTCGGGTCGTCGCACCAGGCGACTCCGAACCCGCCCCAGGTCAGCCGGTGCCAGTCGTCGACCGTGCCCGGCCTGCGCAGCCCGTCGTGCTTCTCCTTCTTGCGGCGCTGCGCGAACTGCAGCTCGTAGTCGAGCCAGACGGAACGGGCCTCCTCCAACTCCTCCAGTGCGGCCACGAGCCGCGCCGGGTCGGGGTTGCGGTCCTCGGGGCCGAACCCGGCCCTGGAGCACAGGTGGTCCCAGGTCGCCCGATGCCCGTAGGGGGCGAACCGCTCAAGGCACTTGCGCAGCGAATAGCGCCGCAGTGCCAGGTCGCACCTGGGATCCCGCACCTGTCTTGCCAGACTCCGGAAACCGGCCATCGCCCTGCACCTCCGTCACACCTGCACCTGTACTTCGGTCACTTCGGCGTCGTCGTCGGGACGTCGCCGAATAGACGTATCGACACGCGATTCGGCTCCATCC is from Streptomyces sp. NBC_01314 and encodes:
- a CDS encoding MaoC family dehydratase translates to MAEPRIFTSAEELKAAVGEQLGYSDWLEVDQKRIDLFAEATGDHQWIHVDPEKAATGPFGTTIAHGYLTLSLLPLLVPQVLKVDNVRMGVNYGTNKVRFPAPVPVGSRLRATAALQEVTEVGGGVQVTAAVLVEREGGDKPVCVAESVSRYYF
- the soxR gene encoding redox-sensitive transcriptional activator SoxR, giving the protein MPQIPEKIHELTVGQLSARSGAAVSALHFYESKGLISSRRTTGNQRRYSRDALRRVAFVRAAQRVGIPLATIREALAELPEERTPTREDWAHLSEVWRSELDERIKQLNRLRDHLTDCIGCGCLSLATCVLSNPDDVFGERQSGSRL
- a CDS encoding RNA ligase (ATP), with the translated sequence MSTLRVTAEVLTIHEHPNADALELAQVGLYRAVVAKGVYRTGDTAVYVPEQSVLPAALIEELGLTGRLAGSRSDRVKAVRLRGELSQGIVCRPRALADVDLTAAVTDGTDFAERLGIVKWAPPIPPTMNGEVESAPDLLPWVDIENIQRYPDIFTPGERIVLTEKLHGTACLVTYFTEDGRVQVSSKGFGSKSLALKEDPRNLYWRAVHGHRVTEAAARLAERLGARRVGVFGEVYGAGVQDLSYGADGRRDTLGYAVFDVSADIDGQVRWLDSAELSELLDGELPLVPRLYEGPYAIERVLEVADGRETVSGHDLHLREGVVIRSATERYSPVTGGRAVAKAVSPAYLTRKGGTEYE